A stretch of Myceligenerans xiligouense DNA encodes these proteins:
- the phnD gene encoding phosphate/phosphite/phosphonate ABC transporter substrate-binding protein, with the protein MKATRLHEKPARTIAGLVLGVLAATTLGACSTISQASDTTCPADGIRFGVNPSGNSTELEGAYTVLGDALSEELDCAVRVRIFDSHAREAEAMEDGELEIAQFSAIGYAVASERVAVTPVATFGMPNGNLSGYTAGIWVRADSDIRTPAHLEGRTLALGAPGTTSGDLLPRRALADANLTTDDVRISYTGGHAAAVDSLRDHTVEAAEIDSRTLAAAVAGGTFDPNAYRRIWESGVIPNDPIVLSPNVDEELAEAIGEALVDVPPEAIAQVAADAGVDPGGRLVGVDEVTYAEVIAVVDALAIGEGDL; encoded by the coding sequence ATGAAGGCAACCCGCCTCCACGAGAAGCCCGCCCGGACGATCGCCGGGCTCGTGCTCGGCGTGCTCGCCGCCACGACCCTCGGCGCCTGCTCGACCATCTCCCAGGCGTCCGACACGACCTGCCCCGCCGACGGCATCCGCTTCGGCGTGAACCCTTCCGGGAACAGCACGGAACTCGAGGGCGCGTACACGGTGCTCGGCGACGCCCTCTCGGAGGAACTGGACTGTGCGGTCCGGGTCCGGATCTTCGACAGTCATGCTCGCGAGGCCGAGGCCATGGAGGACGGCGAGCTGGAGATCGCCCAGTTCTCCGCGATCGGCTACGCCGTCGCTTCCGAGCGTGTGGCGGTGACGCCGGTCGCGACGTTCGGCATGCCCAACGGCAACCTGTCCGGCTACACGGCCGGGATCTGGGTGCGGGCGGACTCGGACATCAGGACGCCGGCGCACCTCGAAGGGCGCACGCTCGCGCTCGGCGCGCCGGGGACGACGTCCGGCGACCTCCTTCCGCGCCGGGCTCTCGCCGACGCGAACCTCACCACCGACGACGTGCGCATCTCCTACACGGGCGGACACGCGGCGGCCGTCGATTCCCTCAGGGACCACACGGTGGAGGCGGCCGAGATCGACTCGCGAACCCTCGCGGCCGCCGTCGCGGGCGGCACGTTCGACCCGAATGCCTACCGGCGGATCTGGGAGTCCGGCGTGATTCCGAACGACCCGATCGTGCTCTCCCCGAACGTCGACGAGGAACTCGCCGAGGCGATCGGTGAAGCACTCGTCGACGTCCCGCCGGAGGCGATCGCACAGGTCGCCGCGGATGCCGGTGTCGACCCGGGCGGGAGGCTGGTGGGCGTGGACGAGGTCACGTACGCCGAGGTCATCGCTGTCGTCGACGCCCTGGCCATCGGCGAGGGGGACCTCTGA
- a CDS encoding thioredoxin-like domain-containing protein has translation MSTTPTRLPRVRASELVGRGWLNTGGRDVTLGDLRGKIVILDFWTFCCINCLHVLDELRELEAAHRDELVIVGVHSPKFEHEADPDALAAAVERYEVHHPVLDDPDLVTWRAYAARAWPTLVVLDPEGYIVAQMAGEGHASAIGALVAELIEEHETKGTLHRGDGPYAPPAPASGTLRFPAKAIALPSGNLLVADAGHHSLAELAGDGETLVRRIGSGDRGLLDGGPGEARLGEPNGLCLLPEEVRAVFGCDVVVADTANHALRGVRLSDGAVTTLAGTGRQFMVGGLENHDGRTGEFDPSAMYDARSIRLSSPWDVAWSSGLDALVVAMAGNHTLWAFEPARTGRPEQSRVRLGARLLAGTMNEGIEDGPGPAAWFAQPSGLAPVLGAGPSGERAAGARARQGDHGLWLADAETSALRRVVPAVPVVAADSAPSQRPDGGEPAGSDAGGAPPGVTIETAVGHGLFDFGHRDGAADQALLQHPLGVAVLPDGSVVVADTYNGAIRRYAPPAGAEHADGAPLGGGEVRTLATGLAEPSDAVVQVDGRSWTPGESVPDDGEIHLLVVESAAHRLTRIALSRDLAGEVLDSGARRTQRPATDVVAGPLRLEVPFEPAPGQKLDDRWGPSTELQVSATPPELLRAGAGSGTDLFRDLVLDPGVPEGVLHVTAKAASCDVVPVGPDGEPDPEAFPACHLASQDWGVPVRVHPEGDGGPGSLTLPLRG, from the coding sequence GTGAGCACCACCCCGACCCGCCTGCCCCGTGTCCGCGCCTCCGAGCTCGTCGGCCGCGGCTGGCTCAACACCGGCGGTCGTGACGTCACCCTCGGCGACCTGCGCGGCAAGATCGTCATCCTCGACTTCTGGACGTTCTGCTGCATCAACTGCCTGCACGTCCTCGACGAGCTGCGTGAGCTCGAGGCCGCCCACCGGGACGAGCTCGTCATCGTGGGCGTGCACTCGCCCAAGTTCGAGCACGAGGCCGACCCCGACGCGCTCGCGGCCGCCGTCGAACGGTACGAGGTGCACCACCCCGTGCTCGACGACCCGGACCTCGTCACCTGGCGCGCGTACGCCGCCCGGGCCTGGCCCACCCTCGTGGTCCTCGACCCCGAGGGGTACATCGTCGCGCAGATGGCGGGGGAGGGGCATGCGTCGGCCATCGGCGCGCTCGTGGCCGAGCTGATCGAGGAGCACGAGACCAAGGGCACCCTGCACCGCGGCGACGGTCCGTACGCGCCGCCGGCTCCGGCGTCGGGCACGCTGCGGTTTCCCGCGAAGGCGATCGCGCTGCCGTCGGGCAACCTCCTGGTGGCCGACGCCGGGCACCACTCCCTCGCCGAACTGGCGGGCGACGGCGAGACGCTGGTCCGCCGGATCGGCTCTGGCGATCGCGGGCTTCTCGACGGCGGCCCCGGCGAGGCGCGCCTCGGCGAACCCAACGGGCTGTGCCTCCTACCGGAGGAGGTCCGTGCGGTGTTCGGCTGCGACGTCGTCGTCGCCGACACGGCGAACCACGCGTTGCGTGGCGTGCGGCTGTCCGACGGCGCGGTGACGACCCTGGCCGGCACGGGACGCCAGTTCATGGTGGGCGGGCTGGAGAACCACGACGGCCGGACCGGAGAGTTCGATCCTTCGGCCATGTACGACGCGCGGTCGATCCGCCTCTCCTCCCCGTGGGACGTGGCGTGGTCGTCCGGTCTGGATGCGCTTGTCGTCGCGATGGCGGGAAACCACACGCTGTGGGCGTTCGAACCCGCGCGAACCGGCAGACCTGAGCAAAGCCGGGTGCGCCTCGGGGCGCGGCTGCTCGCCGGCACGATGAACGAGGGGATCGAGGACGGTCCCGGGCCCGCGGCCTGGTTCGCGCAGCCGTCGGGCCTCGCACCGGTGCTGGGGGCCGGTCCGTCCGGGGAACGCGCCGCGGGCGCCAGGGCGCGGCAGGGAGACCACGGACTGTGGCTAGCCGACGCCGAGACGTCCGCCCTGCGCCGCGTGGTCCCGGCGGTCCCGGTGGTCGCCGCCGACTCCGCGCCGTCGCAGCGTCCGGACGGGGGCGAGCCCGCCGGCTCCGACGCGGGCGGGGCGCCACCCGGCGTCACGATCGAGACCGCCGTCGGGCACGGGCTGTTCGACTTCGGGCACCGGGACGGCGCCGCCGACCAGGCACTCCTCCAGCACCCGCTGGGCGTGGCGGTGCTGCCCGACGGCAGCGTCGTCGTGGCGGACACGTACAACGGCGCGATCCGTCGATACGCGCCTCCCGCGGGGGCGGAGCACGCCGACGGCGCGCCGCTCGGGGGAGGCGAGGTGCGCACGCTCGCGACCGGGCTCGCCGAGCCGAGCGACGCCGTCGTCCAGGTGGACGGGCGCTCGTGGACGCCAGGAGAGTCCGTGCCCGACGACGGCGAGATCCACCTGCTGGTCGTCGAGTCCGCGGCGCACCGCCTCACCCGGATCGCTCTTTCGCGGGACCTGGCGGGCGAGGTGCTGGACTCCGGGGCCCGCCGCACCCAGCGCCCCGCCACCGACGTGGTGGCCGGCCCGCTGCGGCTGGAGGTCCCCTTCGAGCCGGCACCGGGTCAGAAGCTCGACGATCGCTGGGGCCCGTCCACCGAGCTCCAGGTCAGCGCCACCCCGCCCGAGCTGCTGCGCGCGGGTGCCGGGAGCGGCACCGACCTGTTCCGGGACCTGGTGCTCGACCCCGGCGTGCCCGAGGGGGTGCTGCACGTGACCGCCAAGGCGGCCTCGTGCGACGTCGTGCCCGTGGGGCCGGACGGCGAGCCCGATCCCGAGGCCTTCCCTGCCTGCCATCTCGCGAGTCAGGACTGGGGAGTCCCGGTGCGGGTGCACCCGGAGGGCGACGGCGGACCCGGCTCGCTCACGCTGCCGTTGCGCGGGTGA
- a CDS encoding magnesium and cobalt transport protein CorA: MATFLPARPVRSRPLLDALRPRPRRRPAAPFTAPDPGALMPSAPRRSPVVAAVIYDDGERTASFSKLSDAFRALRSRPGGMAWIGLERPDEIELNSLAEEFDLHPLAVEDAIQAHQRPKIERYGDTLFVVLHAARYDDAAERVEFGELHVFIGPDFVVTVRHGASPDLGAVRDRLETDRSMLARGPEAVLYAILDDVVDGYAPVVAGLENDIDEIESDVFGGDPEVSRRTYELSREVVDFQRAVRPAQKICASLAKGAEKYDVHLELQAYLRDVADHLTEAADRIDSYRAALRDILTVNATLVAQRQNEEMKHLSEVSLRQGEEVKKISGWAAILFAPTLVGTVYGMNFDVMPELGWAWGYPAALVAMAAVSGGLFGVFRGKRWI; encoded by the coding sequence ATGGCCACCTTCCTGCCCGCACGCCCCGTTCGTTCGCGCCCGCTCCTGGACGCGCTCCGTCCGCGTCCCCGCCGTCGTCCCGCCGCGCCGTTCACCGCCCCCGACCCCGGCGCGCTCATGCCGAGCGCGCCGCGCCGCTCGCCCGTCGTCGCCGCCGTGATCTACGACGACGGCGAGCGCACCGCGTCCTTCTCGAAGCTCTCGGACGCCTTCCGCGCCCTGCGGAGCCGCCCCGGCGGGATGGCCTGGATCGGCCTCGAGCGGCCCGACGAGATCGAGCTCAACTCGCTCGCCGAGGAGTTCGACCTGCACCCGCTCGCCGTCGAGGACGCGATCCAGGCGCACCAGCGCCCCAAGATCGAGCGGTACGGCGACACGCTGTTCGTGGTGCTGCACGCCGCCCGGTACGACGACGCGGCCGAGCGGGTCGAGTTCGGTGAGCTGCACGTGTTCATCGGACCGGACTTCGTCGTCACGGTGCGGCACGGGGCGTCGCCGGACCTCGGCGCCGTCCGCGACCGGCTCGAGACGGACCGGAGCATGCTCGCGCGCGGCCCGGAGGCCGTGCTCTACGCCATCCTGGACGACGTCGTGGACGGCTACGCGCCTGTCGTCGCAGGCCTCGAGAACGACATCGACGAGATCGAGTCCGACGTGTTCGGCGGCGACCCCGAGGTCTCGCGGCGCACCTACGAGCTCTCCCGCGAGGTCGTGGACTTCCAGCGGGCCGTCCGCCCGGCGCAGAAGATCTGCGCCTCCCTCGCGAAGGGCGCCGAGAAGTACGACGTCCACCTCGAGCTCCAGGCCTACCTGCGCGACGTCGCCGACCACCTGACCGAGGCGGCGGACCGCATCGACTCCTACCGGGCCGCGCTCCGCGACATCCTCACCGTGAACGCCACGCTCGTCGCGCAGCGGCAGAACGAGGAGATGAAGCACCTGTCCGAGGTCAGCCTGCGCCAGGGCGAAGAGGTCAAGAAGATCTCCGGCTGGGCCGCGATCCTGTTCGCGCCCACCCTGGTGGGCACCGTGTACGGCATGAACTTCGACGTCATGCCGGAACTCGGCTGGGCGTGGGGCTACCCGGCAGCGCTGGTGGCGATGGCCGCGGTGAGCGGGGGCCTCTTCGGGGTCTTCCGGGGGAAGCGCTGGATCTGA
- a CDS encoding sugar phosphate isomerase/epimerase family protein, translating into MQEPIGSDRIAPGAATPGVHVTLSTASVFPRRVPYAFEAAAEAGYDGVEVMIWSEEATRNALTLARYAAETGMPVRSLHAPTLLVSQRVWGRAPGPKLDRTVEMAQELGASTVVVHPPFRWQFKYARQFEEQVAILTEATGVTIAVENMYPWRGGGREMQAYLPGWDPADHGYDAVTLDLSHASVAQQGGLELLEIFGDRLRHLHLADGTSSARDEHLVPGRGTMDCDKVLAELTRRGWQGDVCLEISTRGRSATERTADLAEALAYARAHLGTGAGVSVPRVPAGGS; encoded by the coding sequence ATGCAGGAACCGATCGGATCAGACAGGATCGCGCCCGGCGCCGCCACGCCGGGTGTCCACGTGACACTGTCCACCGCCTCCGTGTTCCCGAGACGGGTGCCGTACGCGTTCGAGGCCGCGGCCGAGGCGGGGTACGACGGCGTCGAGGTGATGATCTGGTCGGAGGAGGCCACCCGCAACGCGCTCACCCTCGCGCGGTACGCCGCGGAGACGGGGATGCCGGTGCGGTCGCTGCACGCCCCGACGCTGCTGGTCAGTCAGCGCGTGTGGGGCCGCGCGCCCGGCCCCAAGCTGGACCGGACGGTGGAGATGGCGCAGGAGCTGGGCGCGTCCACGGTGGTGGTGCACCCGCCCTTCCGGTGGCAGTTCAAGTACGCGCGGCAGTTCGAGGAGCAGGTCGCGATCCTCACGGAGGCCACCGGCGTGACGATCGCCGTCGAGAACATGTACCCGTGGCGCGGCGGCGGCCGTGAGATGCAGGCGTACCTGCCGGGCTGGGACCCGGCGGACCACGGGTACGACGCCGTCACGCTGGACCTCTCGCACGCGAGCGTGGCCCAGCAGGGCGGCCTGGAACTGCTGGAGATCTTCGGGGACCGCCTGCGGCACCTGCACCTCGCCGACGGCACGAGCAGTGCCCGTGACGAGCACCTCGTCCCGGGCCGCGGAACCATGGACTGCGACAAGGTGCTCGCCGAGCTGACCAGGCGCGGCTGGCAGGGCGATGTCTGCCTGGAGATCTCGACGCGGGGGCGCAGTGCCACCGAGCGCACGGCCGACCTCGCCGAGGCGCTGGCCTATGCCCGCGCCCACCTGGGTACCGGGGCGGGTGTCTCCGTGCCGCGGGTCCCGGCGGGCGGTTCCTGA
- the ptsP gene encoding phosphoenolpyruvate--protein phosphotransferase yields the protein MPVEKRTGVPASPGRSAGPVVHMPPRVPEPATSRIEPDAVERAAAAVREAAVRVEEDLAERAERATGTAADILSVTAAMAADPTLAADAAHRVRTDHLTPERAVWDAAGTVAAQLESLGSPMAERARDVRDVRDRIVAVLTGAPPPGVPDPGHPFVLVATDLAPADTATLDPATVLAVVTARGGPTSHTAIIARSLGIPAVVALGEAADLAPGETVLVDGTDGVVLSAPAAADLLAAGLDDGDAGGGADTGTGPLVRRRPSARDVFDGTAATRDGHDVDLVANVADPAGADAAAGAGARGVGLFRTEFCFLGRGTEPTVDEQVDAYRAVLARFGGGRVVVRTLDAGADKPLRFLTPDHEDNPALGVRGIRTAVDHPEVLDRQLEAISRAARAESAEVWVMAPMVATADETREFVAACAAHDLTTAGVMIETPAAAIQARWLLADAAFASLGTNDLTQYTMAADRDLAGVAALSTPWQPAVLDLVRVACEGAAVHGRPVGVCGEAAADPLLAPVLVGLGVTSLSMTPRALAAVSTALRQFTLEQCRELAASALDKATARAARKAVRDFQRGGS from the coding sequence ATGCCCGTGGAGAAGCGAACCGGCGTCCCCGCGAGTCCTGGCCGGTCGGCGGGCCCGGTGGTCCACATGCCGCCGCGCGTGCCCGAGCCGGCGACCAGCCGGATCGAGCCGGACGCGGTGGAGCGGGCGGCCGCGGCGGTCCGCGAGGCCGCCGTGCGGGTCGAGGAGGATCTTGCCGAGCGCGCGGAACGCGCCACGGGGACCGCCGCCGACATCCTGTCCGTCACCGCCGCGATGGCGGCCGACCCGACGCTCGCCGCCGACGCCGCCCACCGTGTCCGCACCGACCACCTCACCCCGGAGCGGGCGGTGTGGGACGCGGCCGGCACGGTGGCGGCACAGCTCGAGTCCCTCGGCAGCCCGATGGCGGAGCGGGCGCGCGACGTGCGAGACGTCCGCGACCGCATCGTGGCCGTGCTGACCGGCGCGCCGCCTCCCGGCGTCCCGGACCCGGGCCACCCGTTCGTCCTGGTGGCCACCGACCTCGCGCCCGCCGACACCGCCACGCTCGACCCGGCGACGGTCCTCGCCGTGGTGACCGCCCGGGGCGGGCCCACCTCGCACACGGCCATCATCGCGCGCTCGCTCGGCATCCCGGCCGTCGTCGCCCTCGGGGAGGCCGCCGACCTCGCCCCGGGCGAGACCGTGCTGGTGGACGGCACCGACGGCGTGGTCCTCAGCGCGCCCGCCGCGGCCGACCTGCTCGCGGCGGGCCTGGACGACGGCGACGCCGGCGGCGGGGCGGACACCGGCACGGGGCCGCTCGTGCGACGCCGGCCCTCGGCACGCGACGTGTTCGACGGCACCGCCGCGACGCGTGACGGGCACGACGTCGACCTCGTGGCGAACGTCGCCGACCCGGCGGGAGCGGACGCCGCGGCGGGAGCCGGGGCACGCGGTGTGGGCCTGTTCCGCACGGAGTTCTGCTTCCTCGGGCGCGGTACGGAGCCGACCGTCGACGAGCAGGTCGACGCCTACCGGGCGGTGCTCGCGCGGTTCGGTGGCGGGCGGGTCGTCGTCCGCACGCTCGACGCCGGTGCGGACAAGCCCTTGCGGTTCCTCACGCCCGACCACGAGGACAACCCCGCCCTCGGGGTCCGGGGCATCCGGACCGCCGTCGACCATCCCGAGGTGCTGGACCGTCAGCTCGAGGCGATCTCGCGGGCCGCGCGCGCCGAGAGCGCCGAGGTCTGGGTCATGGCGCCGATGGTGGCCACGGCAGACGAGACACGCGAGTTCGTCGCGGCATGCGCCGCGCACGACCTCACCACCGCGGGAGTCATGATCGAGACGCCCGCGGCGGCCATCCAGGCGCGCTGGCTGCTCGCCGACGCCGCGTTCGCGAGTCTCGGCACGAACGACCTGACGCAGTACACGATGGCCGCGGACCGCGATCTCGCGGGCGTCGCGGCGCTGTCGACGCCCTGGCAGCCGGCCGTGCTCGATCTCGTCCGGGTGGCGTGTGAGGGCGCGGCGGTGCATGGTCGTCCGGTAGGTGTGTGCGGCGAGGCCGCCGCGGACCCGCTGCTCGCGCCGGTGCTGGTCGGCCTCGGTGTCACGTCGCTGTCGATGACGCCGCGCGCGCTCGCCGCGGTGTCCACCGCGCTGCGCCAGTTCACGCTGGAGCAGTGTCGCGAGCTGGCCGCGAGCGCCCTCGACAAGGCGACGGCCCGTGCGGCGCGCAAGGCCGTCCGGGATTTCCAGAGGGGTGGTTCGTGA